In one window of Archocentrus centrarchus isolate MPI-CPG fArcCen1 chromosome 11, fArcCen1, whole genome shotgun sequence DNA:
- the col9a1c gene encoding collagen alpha-1(IX) chain isoform X1, producing MALCISGLRRKQLCHLFMSAYSPVCVALLSFLLAPALGQLDLNRLDGDSVCPPIRSGQDDLPGFDLITQIQLDVLQMKGVRKVNGSTTLQVAYRLDKEANFQIPTVLNFPRGFPDEYSFMTTFRMIKNTVNKVWNIWQIVDEDGYKQAGLRLNGDEQALEYFLTGADGNLQTVTFPGLSVLFNTKWHKVMIGVERDQVTLYVDCQPVDQKPIKGKGPINTDGNTLIGRLDADPNASVVFELQWMLIHCDPKRAQRESCNELPAIEMYANAEPEKSIPGPAGAPGPEGPRGPPGENGRDGRDGLPGPPGSPGVLGSKGEQGEIGLPGQRGLPGLPGPAGPIGSMGPRGPVGERGLPGFPGPAGPPGPAREGPPGPPGKPGIPGDEGNIGPEGPPGPRGGPGVAGPPGPPGPPGPVGPPGASSEGSGEACPASCPAGPRGLPGLPGMKGHKGVSGEPGKDGVPGEKGEPGKQGPQGPPGRMGDDGQRGPSGVPGSPGEKGDRGSPGFNGVPGPTGPPGAPGVEGMRGRQGLPGPKGDVGAMGTHGPQGPPGEKGDAGEAGKNGLDGLPGNDGTKGEPGTPGAVGIRGIVGIPGLPGKPGAGGPPGEKGDTGAEGPAGPVGLPGKTGESGKDGTDGKPGDKGATGQMGKQGPVGPAGPPGIQGEQGLKGNTGAKGMKGHTGHKGDLGPIGPVGPKGSQGGTGLPGDPGTKGDQGPPGVPGIKGEHGEKGQRGVTGADGRPGLPGHEGLTGPMGARGLEGEPGLPGTPGPRGLPGPKVSDEKLREMCSAVVEEQLAEFMKEFLKKPAAIGAPGTPGPTGPPGPPGPAGAAGAAGAPGPMGPKGLPGYFGLPGTPGQKGDAGERGDKGDRGEDGVGIKGSQGAPGAPGAPGASGIGKDGKNGERGETGSPGVPGSAGPRGPPGPPGLCDPSTCIGRLPPLYMVGGKKSTGYKNP from the exons ATGGCCCTCTGCATCTCTGGTTTGAGGAG AAAGCAGCTGTGCCATCTCTTCATGTCGGCTTACTCCCCCGTCTGCGTGGCTCTTCTGTCCTTCCTCCTCGCCCCGGCTCTTGGTC AGCTGGACCTGAACAGACTGGATGGTGATTCCGTCTGCCCGCCAATAAGAAGTGGCCAAGACGACCTTCCAG GGTTTGATCTGATCACCCAGATCCAGCTGGATGTGCTTCAGATGAAAGGTGTGAGGAAGGTGAACGGCTCCACAACCCTCCAGGTGGCCTACCGCCTCGACAAGGAGGCCAACTTCCAAATTCCAACTGT CCTGAATTTTCCTCGCGGCTTCCCGGACGAGTACTCCTTCATGACGACCTTCCGCATGATCAAGAACACAGTGAACAAAGTGTGGAACATCTGGCAGATAGTAGATGAAGATGGCTACAAGCAGGCAGGACTGAGGCTGAATGGTGACGAGCAGGCTCTGGAGTACTTCCTGACGGGCGCAGATGGAAATCTGCAGACGGTCACATTCCCCGGCCTTTCTGTGCTCTTTAACACTAAGTGGCACAAGGTGATGATCGGTGTAGAGCGTGACCAGGTCACGCTGTATGTGGATTGCCAGCCTGTTGATCAGAAACCCATCAAGGGCAAAGGCCCTATCAACACAGACGGAAACACTCTTATTGGCAGGCTGGATGCTGATCCCAACGCCTCCGTAGTG TTTGAGCTCCAGTGGATGTTGATACACTGCGACCCAAAGAGAGCCCAGAGAGAGAGCTGCAATGAGCTGCCTGCCATCGAG ATGTATGCCAATGCTgag CCTGAAAAATCAATCCCAGGCCCTGCAGGTGCCCCTGGCCCAGAGGGCCCCCGAGGGCCCCCGGGAGAAAACGGCAGAGATGGAAGAGAT GGTCTTCCAGGACCTCCTGGCAGTCCTGGCGTTCTT GGCAGCAAAGGGGAGCAGGGGGAGATCGGTCTTCCTGGACAGCGAGGCCTGCCTGGTCTTCCAGGACCTGCT GGTCCAATTGGCTCAATGGGTCCCAGAGGGCCTGTAGGAGAGAGA GGACTTCCTGGCTTTCCTGGACCTGCAGGTCCTCCT GGCCCAGCAAGAGAAGGACCTCCT GGACCTCCGGGAAAACCAGGAATCCCAGGGGATGAGGGGAACATTGGACCCGAG GGTCCACCTGGACCTAGAGGAGGACCTGGCGTTGCAGGGCCTCCTGGCCCTCCCGGCCCACCGGGGCCTGTG GGACCTCCCGGTGCCAGCAGTGAGGGAAGTGGGGAAGCT TGTCCTGCTTCCTGCCCTGCTGGACCTCGGGGACTGCCTGGGCTACCAGGGATGAAG GGACACAAAGGTGTGTCAGGTGAACCTGGAAAAGATGGCGTGCCCGGAGAGAAG GGAGAACCTGGGAAGCAGGGTCCCCAAGGGCCACCAGGTCGCATGGGAGATGAT GGACAAAGGGGGCCCAGTGGAGTCCCTGGAAGTCCAGGAGAGAAGGGAGACAGA GGTTCCCCTGGCTTCAATGGTGTCCCAGGACCCACAGGTCCTCCTGGAGCTCCT GGTGTGGAGGGAATGCGTGGACGTCAGGGTTTGCCAGGGCCTAAAGGCGATGTT GGAGCCATGGGCACCCACGGACCACAGGGTCCTCCAGGGGAAAAAGGAGATGCT GGAGAGGCTGGTAAGAATGGCTTGGATGGACTTCCGGGAAATGATGGCACCAAG GGAGAGCCCGGTACTCCTGGAGCTGTCGGTATCAGGGGGATTGTGGGTATTCCA GGCCTGCCGGGGAAGCCGGGAGCAGGTGGACCCCCTGGCGAAAAG GGCGACACTGGTGCCGAGGGACCTGCTGGACCAGTTGGACTTCCTGGAAAAACT GGTGAGTCTGGAAAAGATGGAACAGATGGAAAACCTGGGGATAAAGGAGCAACC GGTCAAATGGGAAAACAAGGGCCAGTGGGCCCTGCAGGTCCACCAGGAATCCAG gGTGAGCAAGGACTTAAAGGTAACACTGGTGCCAAAGGAATGAAGGGCCATACTGGGCACAAAGGTGATCTG GGGCCTATTGGACCAGTGGGACCAAAAGGAAGTCAG GGGGGGACAGGACTGCCAGGAGATCCTGGGACAAAGGGAGACCAA gGCCCTCCCGGTGTTCCTGGAATCAAAGGAGAG CATGGGGAGAAGGGTCAAAGAGGAGTTACAGGAGCTGATGGCAGACCAGGCCTGCCGGGACATGAGGGTTTGACTGGTCCAATGGGAGCTCGAGGGCTGGAGGGAGAACCCGGCCTTCCTGGAACACCAGGCCCAAGAGGTCTACCT GGCCCAAAAGTGAGTGACGAGAAGCTGCGGGAAATGTGTTCAGCTGTTGTTGAAG AGCAATTAGCTGAATTTATGAAAGAGTTCTTGAAGAAGCCAGCAGCTATTGGTGCCCCTGGTACCCCTGGACCAACAGGTCCTCCTGGACCCCCTGGACCAGctggagcagcaggagcagcaggagctcCAGGGCCAATGGGTCCCAAAGGCCTTCCGGGCTACTTTGGACTTCCAGGCACACCAGGCCAAAAAG gtgatgcCGGGGAGAGGGGAGACAAGGGAGACAGGGGAGAGGATGGTGTGGGAATCAAAGGAAGCCAAGGCGCACCAGGTGCACCGG GTGCACCTGGGGCCTCAGGCATTGGAAAAGATGGCAAAAACGGAGAGCGTGGTGAGACAGGTAGTCCTGGTGTCCCTGGATCTGCTGGTCCAAGGGGGCCTCCAGGACCACCCGGCCTTTGTGACCCATCAACCTGTATAGGCAGACTTCCTCCACTTTATATGGTTGGTGGGAAGAAATCCACTGGCTACAAAAACCCATGA
- the col9a1c gene encoding collagen alpha-1(IX) chain isoform X3: protein MALCISGLRRKQLCHLFMSAYSPVCVALLSFLLAPALGQLDLNRLDGDSVCPPIRSGQDDLPGFDLITQIQLDVLQMKGVRKVNGSTTLQVAYRLDKEANFQIPTVLNFPRGFPDEYSFMTTFRMIKNTVNKVWNIWQIVDEDGYKQAGLRLNGDEQALEYFLTGADGNLQTVTFPGLSVLFNTKWHKVMIGVERDQVTLYVDCQPVDQKPIKGKGPINTDGNTLIGRLDADPNASVVFELQWMLIHCDPKRAQRESCNELPAIEMYANAEPEKSIPGPAGAPGPEGPRGPPGENGRDGRDGLPGPPGSPGVLGSKGEQGEIGLPGQRGLPGLPGPAGPIGSMGPRGPVGERGLPGFPGPAGPPGPAREGPPGPPGKPGIPGDEGNIGPEGPPGPRGGPGVAGPPGPPGPPGPVGPPGASSEGSGEACPASCPAGPRGLPGLPGMKGHKGVSGEPGKDGVPGEKGEPGKQGPQGPPGRMGDDGQRGPSGVPGSPGEKGDRGSPGFNGVPGPTGPPGAPGVEGMRGRQGLPGPKGDVGAMGTHGPQGPPGEKGDAGEAGKNGLDGLPGNDGTKGEPGTPGAVGIRGIVGIPGLPGKPGAGGPPGEKGDTGAEGPAGPVGLPGKTGESGKDGTDGKPGDKGATGQMGKQGPVGPAGPPGIQGEQGLPGDPGTKGDQGPPGVPGIKGEHGEKGQRGVTGADGRPGLPGHEGLTGPMGARGLEGEPGLPGTPGPRGLPGPKVSDEKLREMCSAVVEEQLAEFMKEFLKKPAAIGAPGTPGPTGPPGPPGPAGAAGAAGAPGPMGPKGLPGYFGLPGTPGQKGDAGERGDKGDRGEDGVGIKGSQGAPGAPGAPGASGIGKDGKNGERGETGSPGVPGSAGPRGPPGPPGLCDPSTCIGRLPPLYMVGGKKSTGYKNP, encoded by the exons ATGGCCCTCTGCATCTCTGGTTTGAGGAG AAAGCAGCTGTGCCATCTCTTCATGTCGGCTTACTCCCCCGTCTGCGTGGCTCTTCTGTCCTTCCTCCTCGCCCCGGCTCTTGGTC AGCTGGACCTGAACAGACTGGATGGTGATTCCGTCTGCCCGCCAATAAGAAGTGGCCAAGACGACCTTCCAG GGTTTGATCTGATCACCCAGATCCAGCTGGATGTGCTTCAGATGAAAGGTGTGAGGAAGGTGAACGGCTCCACAACCCTCCAGGTGGCCTACCGCCTCGACAAGGAGGCCAACTTCCAAATTCCAACTGT CCTGAATTTTCCTCGCGGCTTCCCGGACGAGTACTCCTTCATGACGACCTTCCGCATGATCAAGAACACAGTGAACAAAGTGTGGAACATCTGGCAGATAGTAGATGAAGATGGCTACAAGCAGGCAGGACTGAGGCTGAATGGTGACGAGCAGGCTCTGGAGTACTTCCTGACGGGCGCAGATGGAAATCTGCAGACGGTCACATTCCCCGGCCTTTCTGTGCTCTTTAACACTAAGTGGCACAAGGTGATGATCGGTGTAGAGCGTGACCAGGTCACGCTGTATGTGGATTGCCAGCCTGTTGATCAGAAACCCATCAAGGGCAAAGGCCCTATCAACACAGACGGAAACACTCTTATTGGCAGGCTGGATGCTGATCCCAACGCCTCCGTAGTG TTTGAGCTCCAGTGGATGTTGATACACTGCGACCCAAAGAGAGCCCAGAGAGAGAGCTGCAATGAGCTGCCTGCCATCGAG ATGTATGCCAATGCTgag CCTGAAAAATCAATCCCAGGCCCTGCAGGTGCCCCTGGCCCAGAGGGCCCCCGAGGGCCCCCGGGAGAAAACGGCAGAGATGGAAGAGAT GGTCTTCCAGGACCTCCTGGCAGTCCTGGCGTTCTT GGCAGCAAAGGGGAGCAGGGGGAGATCGGTCTTCCTGGACAGCGAGGCCTGCCTGGTCTTCCAGGACCTGCT GGTCCAATTGGCTCAATGGGTCCCAGAGGGCCTGTAGGAGAGAGA GGACTTCCTGGCTTTCCTGGACCTGCAGGTCCTCCT GGCCCAGCAAGAGAAGGACCTCCT GGACCTCCGGGAAAACCAGGAATCCCAGGGGATGAGGGGAACATTGGACCCGAG GGTCCACCTGGACCTAGAGGAGGACCTGGCGTTGCAGGGCCTCCTGGCCCTCCCGGCCCACCGGGGCCTGTG GGACCTCCCGGTGCCAGCAGTGAGGGAAGTGGGGAAGCT TGTCCTGCTTCCTGCCCTGCTGGACCTCGGGGACTGCCTGGGCTACCAGGGATGAAG GGACACAAAGGTGTGTCAGGTGAACCTGGAAAAGATGGCGTGCCCGGAGAGAAG GGAGAACCTGGGAAGCAGGGTCCCCAAGGGCCACCAGGTCGCATGGGAGATGAT GGACAAAGGGGGCCCAGTGGAGTCCCTGGAAGTCCAGGAGAGAAGGGAGACAGA GGTTCCCCTGGCTTCAATGGTGTCCCAGGACCCACAGGTCCTCCTGGAGCTCCT GGTGTGGAGGGAATGCGTGGACGTCAGGGTTTGCCAGGGCCTAAAGGCGATGTT GGAGCCATGGGCACCCACGGACCACAGGGTCCTCCAGGGGAAAAAGGAGATGCT GGAGAGGCTGGTAAGAATGGCTTGGATGGACTTCCGGGAAATGATGGCACCAAG GGAGAGCCCGGTACTCCTGGAGCTGTCGGTATCAGGGGGATTGTGGGTATTCCA GGCCTGCCGGGGAAGCCGGGAGCAGGTGGACCCCCTGGCGAAAAG GGCGACACTGGTGCCGAGGGACCTGCTGGACCAGTTGGACTTCCTGGAAAAACT GGTGAGTCTGGAAAAGATGGAACAGATGGAAAACCTGGGGATAAAGGAGCAACC GGTCAAATGGGAAAACAAGGGCCAGTGGGCCCTGCAGGTCCACCAGGAATCCAG gGTGAGCAAG GACTGCCAGGAGATCCTGGGACAAAGGGAGACCAA gGCCCTCCCGGTGTTCCTGGAATCAAAGGAGAG CATGGGGAGAAGGGTCAAAGAGGAGTTACAGGAGCTGATGGCAGACCAGGCCTGCCGGGACATGAGGGTTTGACTGGTCCAATGGGAGCTCGAGGGCTGGAGGGAGAACCCGGCCTTCCTGGAACACCAGGCCCAAGAGGTCTACCT GGCCCAAAAGTGAGTGACGAGAAGCTGCGGGAAATGTGTTCAGCTGTTGTTGAAG AGCAATTAGCTGAATTTATGAAAGAGTTCTTGAAGAAGCCAGCAGCTATTGGTGCCCCTGGTACCCCTGGACCAACAGGTCCTCCTGGACCCCCTGGACCAGctggagcagcaggagcagcaggagctcCAGGGCCAATGGGTCCCAAAGGCCTTCCGGGCTACTTTGGACTTCCAGGCACACCAGGCCAAAAAG gtgatgcCGGGGAGAGGGGAGACAAGGGAGACAGGGGAGAGGATGGTGTGGGAATCAAAGGAAGCCAAGGCGCACCAGGTGCACCGG GTGCACCTGGGGCCTCAGGCATTGGAAAAGATGGCAAAAACGGAGAGCGTGGTGAGACAGGTAGTCCTGGTGTCCCTGGATCTGCTGGTCCAAGGGGGCCTCCAGGACCACCCGGCCTTTGTGACCCATCAACCTGTATAGGCAGACTTCCTCCACTTTATATGGTTGGTGGGAAGAAATCCACTGGCTACAAAAACCCATGA
- the col9a1c gene encoding collagen alpha-1(IX) chain isoform X2 produces the protein MALCISGLRRKQLCHLFMSAYSPVCVALLSFLLAPALGQLDLNRLDGDSVCPPIRSGQDDLPGFDLITQIQLDVLQMKGVRKVNGSTTLQVAYRLDKEANFQIPTVLNFPRGFPDEYSFMTTFRMIKNTVNKVWNIWQIVDEDGYKQAGLRLNGDEQALEYFLTGADGNLQTVTFPGLSVLFNTKWHKVMIGVERDQVTLYVDCQPVDQKPIKGKGPINTDGNTLIGRLDADPNASVVFELQWMLIHCDPKRAQRESCNELPAIEPEKSIPGPAGAPGPEGPRGPPGENGRDGRDGLPGPPGSPGVLGSKGEQGEIGLPGQRGLPGLPGPAGPIGSMGPRGPVGERGLPGFPGPAGPPGPAREGPPGPPGKPGIPGDEGNIGPEGPPGPRGGPGVAGPPGPPGPPGPVGPPGASSEGSGEACPASCPAGPRGLPGLPGMKGHKGVSGEPGKDGVPGEKGEPGKQGPQGPPGRMGDDGQRGPSGVPGSPGEKGDRGSPGFNGVPGPTGPPGAPGVEGMRGRQGLPGPKGDVGAMGTHGPQGPPGEKGDAGEAGKNGLDGLPGNDGTKGEPGTPGAVGIRGIVGIPGLPGKPGAGGPPGEKGDTGAEGPAGPVGLPGKTGESGKDGTDGKPGDKGATGQMGKQGPVGPAGPPGIQGEQGLKGNTGAKGMKGHTGHKGDLGPIGPVGPKGSQGGTGLPGDPGTKGDQGPPGVPGIKGEHGEKGQRGVTGADGRPGLPGHEGLTGPMGARGLEGEPGLPGTPGPRGLPGPKVSDEKLREMCSAVVEEQLAEFMKEFLKKPAAIGAPGTPGPTGPPGPPGPAGAAGAAGAPGPMGPKGLPGYFGLPGTPGQKGDAGERGDKGDRGEDGVGIKGSQGAPGAPGAPGASGIGKDGKNGERGETGSPGVPGSAGPRGPPGPPGLCDPSTCIGRLPPLYMVGGKKSTGYKNP, from the exons ATGGCCCTCTGCATCTCTGGTTTGAGGAG AAAGCAGCTGTGCCATCTCTTCATGTCGGCTTACTCCCCCGTCTGCGTGGCTCTTCTGTCCTTCCTCCTCGCCCCGGCTCTTGGTC AGCTGGACCTGAACAGACTGGATGGTGATTCCGTCTGCCCGCCAATAAGAAGTGGCCAAGACGACCTTCCAG GGTTTGATCTGATCACCCAGATCCAGCTGGATGTGCTTCAGATGAAAGGTGTGAGGAAGGTGAACGGCTCCACAACCCTCCAGGTGGCCTACCGCCTCGACAAGGAGGCCAACTTCCAAATTCCAACTGT CCTGAATTTTCCTCGCGGCTTCCCGGACGAGTACTCCTTCATGACGACCTTCCGCATGATCAAGAACACAGTGAACAAAGTGTGGAACATCTGGCAGATAGTAGATGAAGATGGCTACAAGCAGGCAGGACTGAGGCTGAATGGTGACGAGCAGGCTCTGGAGTACTTCCTGACGGGCGCAGATGGAAATCTGCAGACGGTCACATTCCCCGGCCTTTCTGTGCTCTTTAACACTAAGTGGCACAAGGTGATGATCGGTGTAGAGCGTGACCAGGTCACGCTGTATGTGGATTGCCAGCCTGTTGATCAGAAACCCATCAAGGGCAAAGGCCCTATCAACACAGACGGAAACACTCTTATTGGCAGGCTGGATGCTGATCCCAACGCCTCCGTAGTG TTTGAGCTCCAGTGGATGTTGATACACTGCGACCCAAAGAGAGCCCAGAGAGAGAGCTGCAATGAGCTGCCTGCCATCGAG CCTGAAAAATCAATCCCAGGCCCTGCAGGTGCCCCTGGCCCAGAGGGCCCCCGAGGGCCCCCGGGAGAAAACGGCAGAGATGGAAGAGAT GGTCTTCCAGGACCTCCTGGCAGTCCTGGCGTTCTT GGCAGCAAAGGGGAGCAGGGGGAGATCGGTCTTCCTGGACAGCGAGGCCTGCCTGGTCTTCCAGGACCTGCT GGTCCAATTGGCTCAATGGGTCCCAGAGGGCCTGTAGGAGAGAGA GGACTTCCTGGCTTTCCTGGACCTGCAGGTCCTCCT GGCCCAGCAAGAGAAGGACCTCCT GGACCTCCGGGAAAACCAGGAATCCCAGGGGATGAGGGGAACATTGGACCCGAG GGTCCACCTGGACCTAGAGGAGGACCTGGCGTTGCAGGGCCTCCTGGCCCTCCCGGCCCACCGGGGCCTGTG GGACCTCCCGGTGCCAGCAGTGAGGGAAGTGGGGAAGCT TGTCCTGCTTCCTGCCCTGCTGGACCTCGGGGACTGCCTGGGCTACCAGGGATGAAG GGACACAAAGGTGTGTCAGGTGAACCTGGAAAAGATGGCGTGCCCGGAGAGAAG GGAGAACCTGGGAAGCAGGGTCCCCAAGGGCCACCAGGTCGCATGGGAGATGAT GGACAAAGGGGGCCCAGTGGAGTCCCTGGAAGTCCAGGAGAGAAGGGAGACAGA GGTTCCCCTGGCTTCAATGGTGTCCCAGGACCCACAGGTCCTCCTGGAGCTCCT GGTGTGGAGGGAATGCGTGGACGTCAGGGTTTGCCAGGGCCTAAAGGCGATGTT GGAGCCATGGGCACCCACGGACCACAGGGTCCTCCAGGGGAAAAAGGAGATGCT GGAGAGGCTGGTAAGAATGGCTTGGATGGACTTCCGGGAAATGATGGCACCAAG GGAGAGCCCGGTACTCCTGGAGCTGTCGGTATCAGGGGGATTGTGGGTATTCCA GGCCTGCCGGGGAAGCCGGGAGCAGGTGGACCCCCTGGCGAAAAG GGCGACACTGGTGCCGAGGGACCTGCTGGACCAGTTGGACTTCCTGGAAAAACT GGTGAGTCTGGAAAAGATGGAACAGATGGAAAACCTGGGGATAAAGGAGCAACC GGTCAAATGGGAAAACAAGGGCCAGTGGGCCCTGCAGGTCCACCAGGAATCCAG gGTGAGCAAGGACTTAAAGGTAACACTGGTGCCAAAGGAATGAAGGGCCATACTGGGCACAAAGGTGATCTG GGGCCTATTGGACCAGTGGGACCAAAAGGAAGTCAG GGGGGGACAGGACTGCCAGGAGATCCTGGGACAAAGGGAGACCAA gGCCCTCCCGGTGTTCCTGGAATCAAAGGAGAG CATGGGGAGAAGGGTCAAAGAGGAGTTACAGGAGCTGATGGCAGACCAGGCCTGCCGGGACATGAGGGTTTGACTGGTCCAATGGGAGCTCGAGGGCTGGAGGGAGAACCCGGCCTTCCTGGAACACCAGGCCCAAGAGGTCTACCT GGCCCAAAAGTGAGTGACGAGAAGCTGCGGGAAATGTGTTCAGCTGTTGTTGAAG AGCAATTAGCTGAATTTATGAAAGAGTTCTTGAAGAAGCCAGCAGCTATTGGTGCCCCTGGTACCCCTGGACCAACAGGTCCTCCTGGACCCCCTGGACCAGctggagcagcaggagcagcaggagctcCAGGGCCAATGGGTCCCAAAGGCCTTCCGGGCTACTTTGGACTTCCAGGCACACCAGGCCAAAAAG gtgatgcCGGGGAGAGGGGAGACAAGGGAGACAGGGGAGAGGATGGTGTGGGAATCAAAGGAAGCCAAGGCGCACCAGGTGCACCGG GTGCACCTGGGGCCTCAGGCATTGGAAAAGATGGCAAAAACGGAGAGCGTGGTGAGACAGGTAGTCCTGGTGTCCCTGGATCTGCTGGTCCAAGGGGGCCTCCAGGACCACCCGGCCTTTGTGACCCATCAACCTGTATAGGCAGACTTCCTCCACTTTATATGGTTGGTGGGAAGAAATCCACTGGCTACAAAAACCCATGA